A single region of the Alphaproteobacteria bacterium GM7ARS4 genome encodes:
- a CDS encoding zinc-ribbon domain-containing protein has translation MIVCCPSCGTQYSVLSYLIPKKGRLARCSHCGYVMTIYPAVTASPDPDAQQGAKPLPESASLVPLGMKRDGDKEDTDHARNRPAQGPLSQYRQAQKRQRKPAIIPVAMALLIACAFFIASVYYALIYPCYEQATLTNHVISCSFLHGRGQR, from the coding sequence ATGATTGTTTGTTGTCCTTCTTGTGGGACGCAATACTCTGTATTGAGTTACCTTATCCCCAAAAAAGGCCGCCTCGCCCGTTGTAGCCATTGCGGATATGTCATGACGATCTACCCGGCGGTGACGGCATCACCAGACCCCGACGCACAGCAAGGAGCAAAGCCCCTGCCAGAGAGCGCGTCCCTCGTCCCTCTTGGCATGAAAAGAGATGGTGACAAAGAGGATACCGACCATGCCCGCAATCGTCCCGCACAAGGGCCTCTCTCTCAGTATCGTCAAGCACAAAAGAGACAAAGGAAACCCGCCATAATTCCTGTGGCGATGGCGTTACTTATTGCGTGCGCGTTTTTCATAGCAAGCGTGTATTATGCGCTTATCTATCCATGCTACGAACAAGCCACCTTGACAAACCATGTCATCAGCTGTTCCTTCTTGCACGGGAGAGGACAAAGGTGA
- a CDS encoding ammonium transporter yields the protein MQDSLFILNSINLLFHGALVMFMAAGFTMLEAGLVRRPNMSMQCTKNLALFAISAIAFLFAGYNIMFHQEISVWQPSDINTQIQQGYADHAYWFFQMVFVATTASIVSGAVAERMRLLPFLIFTTFLAAIIYPIQGSWSWGGGFLNDIGFVDFAGSTVVHSVGGWAALTGAIILGPRKGFGKQEFIIASKPLATLGTLILCFGWLGFNGGSQITLSTTEDAITIATIYANTIIAATAGVTAVITVLAIRYNDLQLSVQTSTGAKGYTALIDGALGGLVAITAYPIDSMPIAFIVGAMGGLVAMMGGHVLRTCAIDDVVGAIPVHLFAGIFGTLAVCLSHPTATIAAQIIGILCVGAFTVVCSSVIWLAMKYTIGIRRDDE from the coding sequence ATGCAAGATTCATTATTTATCCTCAATTCCATTAATCTCCTCTTCCACGGCGCGCTCGTCATGTTCATGGCAGCAGGGTTCACGATGCTCGAAGCGGGACTCGTACGCAGGCCAAACATGTCCATGCAGTGCACAAAAAACCTCGCGCTCTTTGCTATCAGCGCCATCGCTTTCCTCTTCGCAGGATACAACATCATGTTCCACCAAGAGATCAGCGTCTGGCAGCCTAGCGACATCAACACGCAAATACAGCAAGGATACGCAGACCACGCATACTGGTTCTTTCAAATGGTTTTTGTCGCGACAACAGCATCGATCGTCTCTGGCGCCGTGGCAGAACGCATGCGCCTCCTCCCATTCCTCATCTTCACAACGTTCCTCGCGGCGATCATATACCCAATACAAGGGTCATGGTCATGGGGAGGCGGATTCCTCAATGACATCGGATTCGTCGATTTCGCAGGCTCTACAGTCGTACACTCCGTCGGCGGATGGGCAGCGCTCACAGGGGCTATCATCCTCGGACCAAGAAAAGGATTCGGAAAACAAGAATTCATCATCGCCAGTAAACCACTCGCAACACTCGGAACGCTCATCCTATGTTTCGGCTGGCTCGGATTCAACGGTGGCTCACAAATAACACTCTCAACGACAGAAGATGCCATTACCATCGCCACAATCTATGCCAATACGATCATCGCAGCAACGGCAGGAGTCACTGCTGTCATCACCGTACTCGCCATACGATATAATGACCTACAACTCAGCGTCCAAACGTCCACAGGAGCAAAAGGATACACGGCCCTCATCGACGGCGCCCTCGGCGGACTCGTCGCCATCACCGCCTATCCCATCGACTCGATGCCCATAGCATTCATCGTCGGCGCCATGGGGGGACTCGTTGCCATGATGGGCGGCCATGTCTTGCGCACATGCGCCATCGACGACGTCGTCGGCGCCATACCCGTTCACCTCTTCGCAGGAATCTTTGGCACGCTCGCCGTATGCTTGTCGCACCCCACAGCCACAATCGCCGCACAAATTATCGGTATCCTCTGCGTTGGCGCTTTCACCGTTGTATGCTCATCCGTCATCTGGCTCGCCATGAAATACACCATCGGCATACGAAGAGATGACGAATAG
- a CDS encoding 1-acyl-sn-glycerol-3-phosphate acyltransferase, with the protein MKGRTMSMSYQLVAFLRTCIFCALAYGIVSPFLFLGFSWVMLLSRTMAFRYACCWSTSMLWLARWCVGVRHQIIGLEHLPKSGALLAVRHQSIWETLIFQCFLKAGVFAYIAKEELMRIPFYGWMLRLSEMIPLARTGGQAVVEGLIKNVAEAQTKGMRYFILFPEGTRRPYGFPLRILPGIVFLYQAFDMDVVPIVLDSGRLWSRDRFTMYPGVITLRMLPPIPPRLPRAVFYRRLKDALSTSPTDDDA; encoded by the coding sequence ATGAAGGGAAGAACGATGTCCATGTCATATCAGCTGGTCGCCTTTTTACGGACATGCATTTTTTGCGCCCTTGCCTATGGGATTGTCTCGCCCTTTCTTTTTCTCGGTTTTAGTTGGGTCATGCTGCTCAGTCGGACGATGGCGTTTCGCTATGCCTGTTGCTGGTCGACGTCGATGTTATGGCTGGCGCGCTGGTGTGTGGGTGTGCGTCATCAGATTATCGGGCTGGAGCATCTGCCAAAATCTGGCGCGCTTCTTGCTGTAAGACATCAATCCATATGGGAGACATTGATATTTCAATGTTTTCTGAAAGCAGGTGTCTTCGCCTATATTGCCAAAGAGGAATTGATGCGTATTCCGTTTTATGGCTGGATGTTGAGGTTATCAGAGATGATTCCATTGGCGCGCACGGGCGGACAAGCTGTCGTGGAGGGGTTGATAAAGAACGTAGCAGAGGCGCAAACGAAGGGCATGCGCTATTTCATCCTGTTCCCTGAAGGCACACGCCGCCCCTATGGTTTTCCCTTGCGGATTCTCCCGGGCATTGTGTTCCTTTATCAAGCCTTTGATATGGATGTTGTGCCTATTGTTCTGGACTCTGGACGTCTATGGAGTCGCGACCGATTCACCATGTACCCGGGCGTCATCACGTTGCGTATGCTTCCCCCCATTCCTCCCCGTCTTCCCCGCGCTGTCTTCTATCGGCGTCTGAAGGACGCTCTCTCGACATCTCCCACAGACGATGACGCTTAG
- a CDS encoding aldo/keto reductase: MVYRDLGKSGIKVSLICLGTMTWGEQNTQEEAFEQMDYALSRGINFFDVAELYPVPPQASTYGETERIIGAWFKARQNRSRVILATKVTGRSGMAWIRGGSQLSRQQITDALEGSLERLGTDYIDLYQLHWPDRAANFFGALDYEGKADSEDVHAIEEQLETLDGFVKAGKVRAIGVSNETPWGVMRFLHVASARGLARIVSVQNPYNLLNRSFDVGLAEVALRESCGLLAYSPLGFGVLSGKYAGDAKPAKARLTLYGELFGRYTHPKATRITQAYLDIAKKYKLDAAQMALAFIHQRPWLTSTIIGATSMEQLKSNIDSAFLTLSPAMMDDINAVHLETPNPCP; the protein is encoded by the coding sequence ATGGTTTATCGGGATTTGGGGAAGAGTGGCATCAAAGTCAGCCTGATATGTTTAGGCACGATGACGTGGGGAGAGCAGAACACGCAGGAAGAAGCCTTTGAGCAGATGGATTATGCTCTTTCTCGGGGTATTAATTTCTTTGACGTCGCTGAGCTCTATCCCGTTCCGCCTCAGGCGTCGACCTATGGTGAGACAGAGCGTATCATCGGGGCGTGGTTCAAGGCGCGTCAAAATCGTTCCCGTGTCATTCTCGCCACGAAGGTGACAGGGCGCAGTGGGATGGCATGGATTCGTGGCGGGTCGCAGCTCAGCCGTCAACAGATAACGGACGCCCTCGAGGGAAGTTTAGAAAGGCTTGGCACGGATTATATTGACCTTTACCAGTTGCATTGGCCTGATAGGGCGGCGAATTTTTTTGGCGCTCTCGACTATGAGGGCAAGGCAGATAGTGAGGACGTCCATGCCATAGAGGAGCAGCTAGAGACGTTGGATGGCTTTGTCAAGGCGGGCAAGGTGCGCGCCATTGGCGTCTCCAATGAGACGCCATGGGGTGTTATGCGTTTTTTACATGTGGCGTCAGCGCGAGGCTTGGCGCGTATCGTGTCGGTGCAAAATCCGTACAATCTTCTCAATCGCAGTTTTGACGTGGGGTTGGCGGAGGTTGCCTTGCGAGAGTCATGTGGCTTGCTTGCCTATTCGCCTCTGGGCTTTGGCGTTTTGAGTGGTAAATATGCGGGGGATGCTAAGCCGGCAAAGGCGCGTCTGACTCTCTATGGTGAGCTTTTTGGGCGCTATACCCACCCGAAGGCGACGCGTATCACGCAGGCGTATCTCGATATTGCCAAAAAATACAAGCTCGATGCGGCGCAGATGGCGCTAGCCTTCATTCATCAGCGGCCATGGCTCACCAGCACCATTATCGGCGCCACAAGCATGGAACAACTCAAGAGCAATATCGATAGCGCGTTTCTCACCCTATCCCCCGCCATGATGGACGACATCAACGCTGTCCATCTTGAGACACCCAACCCATGCCCCTAA
- a CDS encoding Bax inhibitor-1/YccA family protein: MASFDYRTQTQAGRDVAFSQGLRTHMLQVYNYMASGLFLTGIVAWLAFNNAVVVNGAGDITGLTSFGDSIYNSGLRWVIMFAPLAFMLVLSFGVERLRYNTLQLIFWAFSVAMGLSLASIFMVYTGNSIARVFFITAASFAGLSLYGYTTQRDLTGFGTFLIMGLIGLIVASIVNIFLASSMLHFIISVVGVLVFAGLTAYDTQNIKRLYLTHASQGSVGGEEVRGKMVVMGAVSLYLDFINLFLMLLRFFGERR; encoded by the coding sequence ATGGCTTCTTTTGATTATAGGACACAGACGCAAGCGGGGAGGGACGTTGCGTTCAGTCAGGGTTTGCGTACCCACATGCTCCAAGTATATAACTACATGGCGTCTGGATTGTTCTTGACGGGGATTGTGGCGTGGCTGGCTTTTAATAATGCCGTTGTTGTTAATGGCGCTGGCGACATCACGGGTCTCACGTCCTTCGGGGATTCCATCTATAACAGCGGTTTGCGCTGGGTTATCATGTTTGCTCCCCTTGCCTTTATGTTGGTGCTGAGTTTTGGCGTGGAACGTTTGCGTTATAACACCCTTCAACTCATCTTCTGGGCATTCTCAGTGGCTATGGGCCTGTCTCTTGCGTCCATCTTCATGGTCTATACGGGCAATTCCATCGCCCGTGTCTTCTTCATCACAGCCGCCTCTTTTGCTGGCTTGAGCCTCTATGGCTACACCACGCAAAGAGACCTGACGGGCTTTGGCACATTCCTCATTATGGGACTCATTGGCCTGATCGTGGCGAGTATCGTCAATATCTTCTTGGCGTCCAGCATGCTCCACTTTATCATTTCCGTCGTCGGCGTTCTCGTTTTCGCCGGGCTGACAGCCTATGACACGCAGAATATCAAGCGCCTTTACCTGACCCATGCCAGTCAGGGCTCGGTAGGCGGGGAAGAGGTGAGAGGTAAGATGGTCGTGATGGGTGCTGTCAGCTTGTATCTCGACTTTATCAACCTGTTCCTCATGCTGTTACGCTTCTTTGGCGAACGACGCTAG
- a CDS encoding NAD(P) transhydrogenase subunit alpha — protein sequence MSDALTIFILSVIVGYYVIWGVTPALHSPLMGITNAISSVIIVGALLAAGAFDMTAPLEHATHRETIVSLLGLVAIFLSSVNIFGGFIVTWRMLSMFRQKATPKKPRKSQ from the coding sequence CTGAGCGACGCCTTAACGATTTTTATCCTCTCCGTCATTGTAGGCTACTACGTGATTTGGGGTGTCACGCCAGCGTTACACTCGCCTTTAATGGGGATCACGAACGCCATCTCGAGCGTCATTATCGTAGGCGCTCTCCTCGCTGCTGGCGCCTTTGACATGACAGCACCCCTTGAGCATGCGACACATCGCGAGACAATTGTCTCCCTCTTGGGGCTTGTGGCGATTTTTTTGTCGTCCGTCAATATCTTCGGAGGATTCATTGTGACATGGCGTATGCTCTCTATGTTTAGACAGAAAGCCACACCGAAAAAGCCCCGAAAAAGCCAATGA
- a CDS encoding NAD(P) transhydrogenase subunit alpha, with the protein MGINDDDEDMTSQPFLFVPKETAAHEARVALVPDHVPRLTAMGWAVHVAGGAGASAGYGDDAYKEKGATIVKAGHEGYEQADMIIGVRAPFSALEEHGETPPPAKGAYLCALFQPHRSKALDFCARHAMSAFALERVPRITRAQSMDVLSSQSNIAGYGAVIFAAYHLSSMMPMMMTAAGSIAPARCLIIGAGVAGLQAIATAKRLGSIVSAMDVRPTVKRQVESVGGTFLEPQGLEQDAQQGETTGGYAQEMTKDYQKKQQALLKDVLPQQDIVITTALIPDKPAPTIITDDMVKTMKSGSIIIDMAADAGGNCALTKPYLTTKAHGVTIMGQSNLASCWAYDASRLFSRNITDFVACMFAHTSSSSPLTKETMDAMLCRDDAIVSATLITAKE; encoded by the coding sequence ATGGGTATCAATGATGACGATGAAGATATGACGTCTCAGCCTTTCTTGTTTGTTCCTAAGGAGACGGCAGCCCATGAGGCGCGCGTTGCTCTTGTCCCCGACCATGTCCCCAGACTAACAGCCATGGGGTGGGCTGTGCATGTGGCGGGAGGCGCTGGTGCGTCAGCGGGCTATGGCGATGACGCCTATAAGGAGAAGGGAGCGACCATCGTCAAGGCGGGACATGAGGGCTATGAGCAAGCTGATATGATCATAGGCGTGCGCGCCCCCTTCAGCGCCTTAGAAGAGCATGGCGAGACACCGCCACCAGCCAAAGGCGCTTATCTGTGCGCGTTATTTCAACCCCACAGGTCAAAGGCTCTTGATTTTTGCGCGCGTCACGCCATGTCCGCCTTTGCGTTGGAGCGTGTTCCCCGTATCACACGCGCTCAGAGCATGGATGTCCTGTCGTCACAAAGTAACATTGCGGGTTATGGCGCGGTGATTTTCGCCGCCTACCATCTCTCGAGCATGATGCCCATGATGATGACGGCGGCAGGCTCGATCGCGCCAGCCCGCTGTCTTATCATTGGGGCTGGCGTCGCTGGCCTACAAGCCATCGCCACAGCGAAACGTTTAGGCAGTATCGTGAGCGCTATGGATGTCCGTCCTACCGTCAAAAGACAAGTAGAGAGCGTCGGCGGGACATTCCTCGAACCGCAAGGATTAGAACAGGACGCACAGCAAGGAGAAACCACTGGCGGATACGCTCAGGAAATGACGAAAGATTACCAAAAAAAACAACAAGCATTGCTCAAAGACGTCTTGCCACAACAGGATATTGTCATCACGACAGCCTTGATACCAGACAAGCCCGCGCCCACCATCATCACAGATGATATGGTCAAAACCATGAAATCAGGCTCTATCATCATCGACATGGCGGCTGATGCGGGAGGCAATTGCGCCCTCACAAAACCCTATCTCACGACAAAAGCCCATGGGGTGACCATCATGGGACAGAGCAACCTTGCCTCCTGCTGGGCCTATGATGCCTCACGCCTTTTCTCGCGCAATATCACCGACTTTGTCGCATGCATGTTTGCACACACATCCTCGTCATCACCTCTGACAAAAGAGACAATGGACGCCATGCTGTGCCGAGATGACGCCATCGTCAGCGCAACCCTTATCACCGCCAAGGAGTGA
- a CDS encoding ATP-binding cassette domain-containing protein, with protein sequence MIRFDNVSFFYTPDHLILRQLTFELGVGTFHFLTGASGAGKSSLLRMIYMASMPKRGRLTVFNRYVSRLKRHEKTALRRRIGVVFQDFRLLSHLTVLQNAALPLLVSSRSEHEAFAQAKEILDWVGLSAYFDAYPQTLSGGQQQRIAIVRAIVNKPDLLVADEPTGSVDEQSAHRFFRLFEELHKLGSTVIVATHNPSLLTRYQHPSLHIERGRVTMRDHNARTTSVL encoded by the coding sequence ATGATACGTTTTGACAATGTCAGTTTTTTTTACACGCCAGATCATCTCATCTTGCGTCAGCTGACGTTTGAATTAGGCGTTGGGACGTTTCACTTCTTAACGGGTGCGAGTGGGGCGGGGAAGTCGTCTCTTTTGCGCATGATTTATATGGCGTCCATGCCAAAGCGAGGGCGTCTCACCGTTTTTAATCGTTATGTTTCTCGTCTGAAACGCCATGAGAAGACAGCCTTGCGTCGGCGTATTGGCGTTGTCTTTCAGGACTTTAGACTCTTATCCCATCTCACGGTGTTACAGAATGCGGCACTTCCCCTCCTTGTGTCGTCGCGTAGCGAGCATGAGGCGTTCGCCCAAGCCAAAGAAATTCTCGATTGGGTCGGGCTCAGCGCGTATTTCGATGCCTATCCTCAAACATTATCTGGCGGGCAACAGCAACGTATCGCCATTGTCCGTGCTATCGTCAACAAACCCGACCTCTTGGTTGCTGACGAGCCCACAGGCAGTGTGGACGAGCAAAGCGCCCATCGTTTCTTTCGCTTGTTCGAAGAACTCCATAAACTGGGGAGCACCGTCATCGTGGCAACGCACAATCCTTCTCTCCTGACGCGCTATCAACATCCCTCCCTCCATATAGAGAGGGGGCGTGTGACGATGCGCGACCATAACGCCCGCACCACGTCCGTGCTTTGA
- a CDS encoding NAD(P)(+) transhydrogenase (Re/Si-specific) subunit beta, with the protein MPYVAFSYLLSALCFIYALRGLAHPTTARKGLAAGLFGMALAVGATLSLPHVVSYVPIMLAIGLGACVGTFIALRIPMTALPQLVAAFHSLVGLAAVLVASTAMYAPHLYGIGEGSGSGQPPFANLIEMGLGSIIGAMTFTGSIVAFAKLQGLVGGSPFTFRGQHVINLCVGLGLLALLFVFADSFSPQAFWAATILAFILGVTLIIPIGGADMPVVVSMLNSYSGWAAAGIGLTLNNHLLIIVGSLVGSSGAILSYIMCKGMNRSFISVILGGFGQGDDEAQAGATQPQGQGNVKAGSADDAAFIMQNASRVLIVPGYGMAVAQAQHALHEMAQILTKSGISVRYAIHPVAGRMPGHMNVLLAEANVSYEDVFELDDINNDFANSDVAFVIGANDITNPAAKNDPTSPIYGMPILNVEKATTVLFSKRSLGAGYAGIENELFFRDNTLMLFGDAKKMVEAIIKSMG; encoded by the coding sequence ATGCCATACGTTGCTTTTTCCTATTTACTCTCTGCCCTGTGCTTCATCTATGCCTTGAGGGGTCTTGCCCACCCGACAACAGCGCGCAAAGGCTTAGCGGCGGGACTCTTTGGGATGGCGTTAGCTGTTGGTGCGACATTATCCCTCCCCCATGTTGTGTCATACGTACCTATCATGCTCGCCATAGGGCTGGGTGCTTGTGTCGGCACATTCATCGCTCTTCGTATTCCTATGACAGCCCTTCCCCAACTGGTGGCGGCATTTCACAGCCTTGTTGGGCTGGCTGCTGTTCTGGTCGCATCGACGGCCATGTATGCGCCCCACCTCTACGGGATAGGAGAGGGGTCAGGAAGCGGTCAACCTCCCTTTGCCAACCTCATCGAGATGGGGTTAGGCAGTATCATTGGCGCTATGACATTCACAGGCTCTATCGTTGCCTTTGCCAAGTTGCAAGGGTTGGTGGGTGGCTCACCCTTCACCTTTAGAGGACAACATGTTATCAATTTATGCGTGGGTCTTGGCTTGCTGGCTCTCCTCTTTGTCTTTGCCGACTCTTTTTCACCTCAAGCCTTCTGGGCGGCCACCATCCTCGCCTTTATCTTAGGCGTCACACTCATTATCCCCATTGGGGGTGCTGACATGCCCGTTGTTGTCTCTATGCTTAATTCTTATTCTGGCTGGGCTGCGGCGGGTATCGGTCTGACATTGAACAATCATTTATTGATTATCGTCGGCTCTCTCGTTGGCTCGTCTGGCGCCATTCTCAGCTATATCATGTGTAAAGGCATGAACCGCTCTTTTATCAGTGTCATCTTAGGAGGATTTGGACAGGGAGATGATGAAGCACAGGCAGGCGCGACTCAACCACAAGGCCAAGGCAATGTCAAAGCTGGGAGTGCCGACGATGCTGCCTTCATTATGCAAAACGCATCGCGTGTCTTGATTGTCCCCGGCTATGGCATGGCGGTGGCCCAAGCCCAACATGCTCTGCACGAGATGGCACAGATTCTCACAAAGAGTGGCATCTCTGTGCGTTATGCCATTCACCCTGTCGCTGGACGCATGCCCGGACACATGAATGTCTTGCTTGCCGAAGCCAATGTCTCTTACGAGGATGTCTTCGAATTGGATGACATCAATAACGATTTCGCCAACAGCGATGTCGCCTTTGTCATCGGTGCTAATGACATCACCAATCCCGCCGCAAAAAATGACCCCACAAGCCCCATCTATGGTATGCCCATCCTCAATGTTGAGAAAGCGACAACGGTCTTGTTCAGCAAACGTTCCCTAGGGGCGGGATATGCGGGCATAGAGAATGAACTCTTTTTTCGCGACAATACCTTGATGTTATTTGGCGATGCGAAAAAAATGGTCGAAGCCATCATAAAATCTATGGGATGA
- the rpoH gene encoding RNA polymerase sigma factor RpoH, with product MSFLSLTNYDLESGLSSYIRAVHKVPTLSKEEEYGLSRRWQEDRNVDAAHALVVPHLRLVVGVASQYRNYGLPYADLIAEGNIGLMRAVKRFDPGLGFRLSTYAIWWIRASITEYVLNSWSLVRTGSASARKKLFFGLKRVKNKLRILDNHELTDKQAQLISQELDVPEEDVIDMNRRLSYGDMSLNTPINFEEETSHHIDVLQDETPNQEVCLMEEDERLKRQGMLRQALSTLEGREQDIITARYLTEPTATLHELAQRHHISRERVRQIEIAAMKKIKRRIFDAERKKRAH from the coding sequence ATGTCATTTCTTTCACTCACCAACTATGATTTAGAGAGTGGCTTGAGCAGCTATATCCGCGCTGTCCATAAAGTCCCAACGCTCAGTAAGGAGGAAGAGTATGGACTCTCTCGCCGCTGGCAGGAGGACCGCAATGTGGATGCAGCCCATGCGTTGGTTGTTCCCCATTTGCGCCTTGTCGTAGGCGTTGCGAGCCAATATCGCAACTATGGCCTTCCTTATGCTGATTTGATTGCTGAGGGCAATATCGGCTTGATGCGTGCCGTCAAGCGCTTTGATCCTGGTCTTGGTTTTCGCCTCTCGACCTACGCTATATGGTGGATACGGGCGTCCATCACCGAATATGTCCTCAATTCGTGGTCTTTGGTGCGCACAGGGAGCGCCTCAGCGCGTAAAAAGCTCTTCTTTGGCTTGAAGCGCGTGAAAAACAAGTTACGAATCCTCGATAACCATGAGCTCACCGACAAGCAAGCCCAGCTCATTTCCCAAGAACTCGATGTGCCAGAAGAAGATGTCATCGATATGAATAGGCGACTGAGCTACGGCGACATGTCCCTCAATACGCCCATCAATTTCGAGGAGGAAACATCCCACCATATCGACGTGCTCCAAGATGAGACGCCTAATCAAGAGGTGTGCCTGATGGAAGAGGATGAACGTTTGAAACGACAAGGCATGCTCCGTCAAGCGCTCTCGACCCTCGAAGGGCGGGAACAGGATATTATCACGGCGCGCTACCTCACAGAGCCTACAGCGACACTCCACGAGCTCGCCCAACGCCACCATATTAGTCGGGAAAGGGTACGGCAAATTGAAATCGCGGCGATGAAGAAAATCAAACGCAGAATCTTCGACGCTGAGCGCAAAAAACGCGCGCACTAA
- a CDS encoding CDP-alcohol phosphatidyltransferase family protein, translating into MLETKRQESHTSIVLSYANVVSLVRLVSAPVVLWLILESHIVIASMLFVLAALTDMIDGVLARFHNETSHVGVYLDPLADKVLLLCVYVTIGVMAWLPLWFVIIIVFRDMFIIVGIVMAYLLEQKRADVKPLFISKVNTALQFALALWVLLGQTGVATPMMAAFPYHHLYTDIGVVVVATTTVISGLLYLRKWWG; encoded by the coding sequence GTGCTAGAGACAAAAAGACAAGAATCGCACACATCCATCGTGCTGTCTTATGCCAATGTCGTGTCACTGGTGCGCCTTGTGTCAGCCCCTGTCGTCCTATGGCTTATTTTGGAGTCTCACATTGTCATCGCATCGATGCTCTTCGTGCTGGCGGCTTTGACGGACATGATTGATGGCGTCCTTGCCCGCTTTCACAACGAGACGAGCCACGTAGGTGTCTATCTTGACCCCCTTGCTGATAAGGTGCTCCTTCTTTGTGTCTATGTCACCATTGGTGTCATGGCGTGGCTTCCCCTATGGTTCGTTATTATCATCGTCTTTCGTGATATGTTTATCATTGTCGGCATTGTCATGGCGTATCTGTTGGAACAAAAGCGCGCCGATGTGAAGCCTCTCTTTATCAGTAAAGTCAATACGGCATTGCAATTTGCTCTCGCCTTGTGGGTTTTGTTGGGACAAACAGGGGTGGCAACGCCAATGATGGCCGCCTTCCCCTATCATCATCTCTATACCGACATTGGCGTTGTCGTCGTGGCGACAACAACCGTCATATCAGGACTGCTGTATCTCAGAAAATGGTGGGGATAG
- a CDS encoding Tim44 domain-containing protein: MQHVDIVLLALVAAFLILRLRSVLGEHHSADNTPREGGREGLDQSITGARGREQQETSPSVAGDGEDVAARQRGSDAVTLSQEEQEQEEDALKRFPALKRVKEALPSFYVTTFLKGVQNVFFMVHEAYTKDTLDKVSHLLGKEVYGNFQKAIKERKAAGHRQESSLVGIESLAIDDILYEDGKVDIVVSILSSQINAFYDAQGACFQGDAEAIETCRDVWVFTRDLGKVSRHVAWSLKETRGG; this comes from the coding sequence ATGCAACATGTTGATATAGTGCTTTTGGCGCTGGTGGCGGCTTTTCTCATTTTGCGGTTGCGGAGTGTATTGGGGGAGCATCATAGTGCCGACAACACCCCTCGCGAGGGGGGACGAGAGGGCTTGGACCAGTCCATAACGGGGGCAAGAGGGCGGGAGCAACAGGAGACATCGCCATCTGTGGCTGGTGACGGCGAGGATGTGGCGGCGAGACAGCGCGGGAGCGATGCCGTCACCCTGTCGCAGGAAGAGCAGGAGCAAGAAGAGGATGCTCTCAAACGTTTTCCCGCTCTCAAACGTGTGAAGGAGGCACTTCCTTCCTTCTACGTGACCACGTTCCTCAAGGGCGTGCAGAATGTCTTTTTCATGGTGCATGAAGCCTACACCAAGGATACGTTGGATAAGGTGAGTCATTTGCTGGGGAAGGAAGTCTATGGCAATTTCCAAAAAGCCATCAAAGAGCGCAAAGCGGCAGGCCATCGTCAAGAATCCTCTCTTGTGGGGATTGAGTCCCTTGCCATAGACGATATTCTCTATGAGGACGGGAAGGTTGATATTGTCGTCTCCATTCTCTCGAGTCAGATCAATGCGTTTTATGATGCGCAAGGCGCGTGCTTTCAAGGTGATGCCGAAGCCATAGAAACATGTAGAGATGTTTGGGTCTTTACGCGGGATTTAGGGAAGGTGTCTCGCCATGTGGCGTGGAGTCTCAAGGAGACAAGGGGAGGATAA
- a CDS encoding diacylglycerol kinase, whose protein sequence is MTDSTQQQRHPPKNKGLMDATYVSLRGLLCLLQKESSARKELALIFVSVLSFLAPAPTMTLSYALLGVSVLMLVTECFNSAIERLCDLVHPTYHKDIRDIKDMAAAGILILTLCFMALLMAFIADIVLRG, encoded by the coding sequence ATGACGGACAGCACACAACAACAGCGCCATCCCCCCAAGAACAAGGGGCTGATGGACGCCACCTATGTCAGCCTCAGGGGACTGCTCTGCTTGCTACAAAAGGAGTCCTCTGCCCGTAAAGAGCTTGCCCTTATTTTTGTGAGTGTGCTGTCTTTCTTGGCTCCAGCGCCCACCATGACACTTTCCTATGCCTTGCTCGGTGTGTCGGTGCTGATGCTTGTCACTGAGTGCTTCAACAGCGCCATCGAGCGCCTATGCGATCTCGTTCATCCCACCTATCACAAGGATATACGGGATATTAAAGACATGGCGGCGGCGGGGATTCTTATATTGACTCTGTGCTTTATGGCGCTCTTGATGGCGTTCATAGCCGACATCGTCCTTCGAGGATGA